The Gemmatimonadaceae bacterium DNA segment GTCGGCATCGTCTGCACGGGACGGCTCATCGCCTGCGGCGGCGTCACCCTCCAGATCTAGCGTCCGGTGCGCGCCAGCCGAATCCTCGCACTCGTCGGCGGCGTCCTCACCCTCGGCTGGGCTGCGCAGTTCCTGCGCGGCCCAGCCGAGGGTCGAGGCGACCCCGCCACCGGGACCCTCGCCCCGTACGACTCCGCCATCGCCTCCGCGTGGGAGCCGGTGGCGACGCTCTCCGTCGATGCGATTGGCGGAGGTGCCGTGCAAGCGCTCGCCGAGCGCGGCGACACGCTACTCGTGCTGCAGGCTAACCAATGGACGATGCTCGTCGCCGGACAGGTCATCGGGACCTACGGCACGGCCGTCACGGGCGCGCCGGGCTTCCTTGCCCGGGCCGTGGGTATCGGCGTCACCCGCGACGCCATCCTAGTCCTCGACGGCGCACGTCATCGCCTTACCAGGTGGTCGCGGGCCGGCGAGATGCTCGACGCCCACGAGATGCAACCGACGGTCGGCCTCGGCAGCCAGCGGCACGGAATGGTCGTGGCCGATGACGTCGCGTACGTCCCCACCTACGTGATGGCGGAGGAAGGCGGCCGCTGGGACCTCGAGCGGTTGCGTGGCACCGCACACGATACGCTCATCGCCGGTCACGGCGTCGACCAGCCGGGCGCGGCGCACAATCAGCCTGTGGCCGCCCCGCTGCACGACGGGCGGCTGCTTGTGCTGGATGCCGCCAGTTGGCGGCTGCGCCTCTTTTCCGCGAGTGGCGGACTGGAGCGTGAGGGGCGCCGCGAAGACCCGCCCCACTACGCCATCCCCGCCGCTGCGCGCGTGAAGTTGCGTGCGCTGCTCGGACAGATGCCGCCGGCGCAACGTCGAGCGCTCGAGTTGCCTGCCGCACTCACGCCGATCGTCGCTGCGACCGCCGTGGGCGATTCCCTGCTGCTGACCGTCATCCGGACGCACGACGAGACCGCAATCGCCGAGCTGCTCCGCCTGGACGGCACGCCCCTGGCTCGCCTGTGGCGAGACCCTGACCCACATCGGATCTTCGCGCTCGACGGCGCCCTGTTCCGCGTCCGAGAGCGGGACGACGCGTTCATCGTCGAGCGCCAGCGCCTCGCATCCCGGAGCCGATGACTCCCCTGCTCTCCTGCCGCGACCTGGTGCACCGGTACGCGCGCGACCGCGCGCCCGCGCTCGACGGCGTCACGTTGGCCCTCGGCGACGGCATCGTCGGGCTCGTCGGCGCGAACGGTGCCGGCAAGAGCACCTTGCTGCGCTGCATCGCTGGCCTCGAACGCCACAGCAGCGGCCAACTCCTGGTGCGAGGGCTCCCCGCGCAGGCGTACCGCTTGCAACACGGCATCGGGAGCATCCCCGAGCGACCGTACTTTCCGAGCTACCTCACCGCAGCCGAGTTCCTCACCGGAATGCGCCAGCGCGCGGGCTCGCCCGTAGCCACCGAGCCCGAGCACGAACTTGCCGACTCGCTCGGTCTCGCGGAGATCGCCTCGTATCGCCTCGATGCGCTCTCGCTGGGCCAGTCGCGCCGGGTGGAACTGCTCGCGGCGTTGATCGGGGATCCCGACCTCGTGCTGCTCGACGAACCGACCAACGGACTCGACCCGATCGCGTTGGCGGCCCTGCGCCGCGGCATCCTCGCGTCACATCGGCCGGGTCGGCTCATCCTCGTGTCATCGCATCACCTCGACGAGCTCCAGCGCATCGTCCAGCGCGTGGTGCTGATGAGCGGCGGCAAGGTCTCTGCCGAACTGGATGCCGCCGCCCTTGGGGACGGCGGCGACGCCATCGAACGACACTTCCTCGCGCTGGAGACCTCCCGTGCTCGCTGATGCACCGTCAGCCGCCGCGATGCGGCTCCGCTGGCACCTGCGCCGCATCCGCTGGGCGGAGCCCGGCACACGCGGCTTGGCCATCCTCGGGATCGTCGCGATCCTGACCCTCTTCCCCTTCCAGCTGCTGTCGTCCGTGGAGAGCCGCAGCTACGTCGTCAGCGTCTCGCAGTACTTCGGGACCTTCGCCCTGAGCTTCCTCGTGCTCGAGCTCTCCGCGCAATCCGACGCCGTGGAGTACTGGCTGGCACTGCAGGGCAAGCGACCGAGCGAGTGGGCGTTGGAGCGCTGGGCCGCCAACCTCGCCTTCGCGTGCGCCGTCGTGCTCGTCTGGGTCACGCTGTCGGCCGCCGCGGCCCTCGCCTACGGAGACGCCAGCTTCGGCGACAGCGTCGGGTCCCTGACGACGCTCTGGTTGGTCCTGCTCCTCGCGTCCGCCGTGTTCTTCCTGCTCGGCGCCACCGGGACCAAGCAAGCGCAGGCGCTGGCGTTTCTCGTGGTGATCCTCACCGTGTTCGCGCCGATGTTCGTCCGTGTCCTACCGGCAGGGCTCAGCAGGGCGATCGAGACCGTGCTCCCGCCGCTGATGCGCTGCGCTGAGGTCACCGCAGCCCTCAAGTTGCGCGAGTGGAGCGCAGCCGTCAGCGGACTACTGCGCATCGGCACCTGGTGCGTCGCGGCGATGGGCCTCGGTGTGCTGCTGCTCGACCGGCGCGTGCCGCGCCCCTAGTCGCGCGCTCAGTCCTGTCCCGCCCGCACGGCCGGCGCGGCGACCGCGGCGACCGGGCCGGTCGAGACCGGAGCCGGCACACGATCAAGCCCCATCCGCTGCAACAGCACGCGCACGCGGGGGTTGTTCCGCACCGGATCGGCCAGGGGATGCACCGCCAGCTCCGTGATGAACCAGTCACGGTCCTCCACGGCCCGCGTGAGCGCCGCGATGGCGTCGTTGGTCTCGCCGAGCCCCATATGCACGACGGCCACCAGCGTCGGCGGCACGTAGGCTTCGACGGGGGCGCTGTCCATCTCGGCGAGGATGGCGCGGGCGGAGGCCCGGCGCCCCGACTCCGCCTCGGCGCGCGCAAGGATGGCGAGTACGCCGGGATGCCGCTGGGCCAGCCGGGCGGACTCGCGCGCCGAGACCGCCGCCTCCTGCGGACGATTCATCCCGAGCAGGATCATCGCCCGCCAGAGATGGTTGAACGCGAAGGTCGGCTCGAGTTCGATCGCACGATTGACCTGCGCCAAGGCCTCCTCATAGCGGCGGGCGAAATAGAGGATCTCCGCGAGCCCGAGCACGTTGATGGCGTTCAACGGATCCAGGCTCACGGCAGTTCGGGCGAGCAGAATCGCCGGGTCGTGACGACCCTGGACCGACTCGAGCTTGGCGTGGTCGAGCCACGGCTGCCACGCACTGGGACTCGCCCGTCGCGCCGCGCGCAGGTCGTCGCGCGCGCGGGCAAAGTTCCAGTTGGCGCGATGCTGCCATCGGCCTCGCGCCGCGAGCGCCTCCCCGAGATCCGGTCGTGCCGCCAGCGCGAGGTCGATGGCGTATCGCGCCGCCTCGTACCGAGGGGCGCCACGCACCATCCAGCGTCCGACGAGGGAGAGCTGGGCATCCGCGATCCCTGCCCACGCGAGCGCGAAGCTGCTGTCCTCCGCCGTGGCCTGCCCCAGCAGGACGAGCGAGCGCTGCAAGCCACTGAGCGTGCCGTCATTCCAGGCGTGACGCCCGCGCATATAGAGGTGCCAGGCTGAGTCGCTCTGCGTCCCGACTGCCCCGAGCCGCCGGCGTCCCCGCGCGCTCAGGGTGATGCTCATCGCCTCCGCGATGTCGAGCGCGGCGTCGAGCTGCGGTTGCAGGACCTCTTGGCCGTCCGCCGTGTAGTTGCGCGTCAGGAGCACGGTCTGCGTCCGCGCATCGACCAGCTGCGCCGAGATGCGCACGCCCTCCGCCTGGCGGTTGGCGCTGCATTGCACCAGCAGGTCGGCGTCGAGGTCGCGCCCGATGTCGCGGGCCGCCTTGGTGCTGCCTTTGTATCGCAGCACCGACAGCATATTGATCACGTGCAGGTTGGGCAACGTGGAGAGCTGCGCGATGACCTGCTCCGTGACGCCGTCGCTGAAGTACTCCTGCATCGGATCGCCGCTGTAGTTGGCGCAGGGGAGGACGGCGATGCTCAGCGGGCGATCGTTCCTCAGCAGGCTGTCGAAACCGCCCCCGGCATAGACAGCGGCCGCGACGACCGCGAGCGCGCCGACACCGATCGCCGCGCGCCGAACCGGGGAGGGAGCGGAAGACCTCGGCAGGGTGGCCGCGGTGTCCACATCGGTGAAGGCGTCCACGAATGCCGCGCAGCTCTCGAAACGCTCGCCAGGCGCCTTTGCCATCGCGCGCTGGAGCGCCGCGTCCATCACGGCGGGAATCTCCGGCAACAGCGCCGCCGCAGACGGCACCGGTGCCGTACAGTGCGCCACGACGAGGTCCGCGGCGTTATCGGCGACGAACGGCGCACGACCCGTCAGCGCCTCGAAGAGCACGCAGGCCAGCGAGTACTGGTCACTGGCCGGTCCGGCTGGCGCCGTCGCGGCCAACTGCTCCGGACTCGCGTACGTCGGCGTGCCGATGAAGCCGCCCGTGGTCTCCATTCCCGGCGGCGGCAGCGCGCCACTGCGCGCGATGCCGAAGTCCCCGAGCATCGCTCCACCGGGGGTCAGCATCAGGTTCTCCGGCTTCACGTCGCGATGCACCAACCCCTGCTCGTGCGCAAAGTGCAGGGCCGAACCGATTTCGTCGGCCAGGCGCCGCACCGCCGCAAACGGCAACGCGCCATCACGCACCAAGCGCTCGCGCAACGTCCCGCCCTGCAGCAAGGGCATCACGAAGTACAGCGTATGGCCTTCCACGCCGGCATCGTAGATGGGCACGATGTGCGGATGCACCAGCTTGGCGGCCACCGCGATCTCGCGCTGGAATCGGTCGGCGAGCGAGGCGCTGATCAACTCGGGGCGCATCACCTTCACCGCCACTTCGCGCTCTTGGCGCGTGTCCCAGGCCTCGAGGACGACGGCCATCCCCCCTACGCCGATCTCTCGGCGCAGCTGGTAGCGCTCGGAAAGAGCCGCGGGGATGCCGGGACGGGGACTGGTCACGCGCCTGAAGCTTAGGGCGCCACAGGAGGCGCCACCAGAGGAACCCGCAACCCACTCAGCCCACCGGCGAAGCCGCGCTCTGGAAACCGGGCATCGCCGAAGGTGACCGACACCGGCGCCCCGTTCGCGGAGTCCAGCCGTACCCAGGCGTAGCGCGCCCACACGAGGTAGTCCCGCACGTCCCGGTCCTCGGCCGCGCGCCGCACCAGCGGGTCATTCCACGGCCCCCGCGCGATGGTCGTGTCGCCGAAGCGCACCCGCGGTTCCCCCACCCACGACAGCGCGCCGATGTGGTACGCGTCGGACGTCACCGCAATCAGCTGCGCCGCCAGCGGGTTGCCCGGACGGGGTTGATACAGGATCTCACGCACATTGCCGAGTGCGACTCGCTCGGCCTCGACCAAGGCGAGGCGGTCGCCAGCGGCACTGACGGCCACCAGTACCGCGGGATACAGGAACGCGACCGCGGCGGCGAAGCGCACGGTCGCGATCGAGCGGCGCGCCCGCGCCAGGAGCAGTGTCAGTCCCAGCAGGGCCCACCAATAGGGGTCGATGATGAACACCGAGTCGCCGGCGAACCAGGTCTTGCTGAACGGCATCAGTACCCGCACCCCGTAGGTGTTGAGCCAATCGAGCAGCGGGTGGCTGAGCGTCCCCACGAGCGCGAGCGCGAAGGTCCAGCCGAGGCGCACCGGCGGCTTGGACGGGTTTCGCCGGCGTCGGACGGCCACGTCCCACAGCCACACGAGTAGCGTCACGACGATCGGCAGCAGTGTCAGGAACACCGGGCCGTGGGTCCAGCCGCGGCGGAACGCGATGCTACCGAAGCTGGTCTCCGTCCACACGGTGTAGATGTCGATATCCGGCGCGTTGGCTGCGAGCATCAGCGTCGCCGGCGCCAGGGGCGTCAGGCGATCGCCACCGGCGCGCGCCAGCACCGCGCCGGTCATCGTGTGCGTAATCGGATCCATAGCGCTGGAAGCTCGCCGCGCGCGCACGGCGTGGCAATCGCCGCGGCGGCGGGGTATGCTGAGGCACACCCGCCGAGCCTCCGATGCGCCGTCTCGTCCTCACCCTGCTCTGCCTCGCCGCCCTGCCCGCCGCGCTGTCGGCCCAGAGCGGCGCCCGCGTGCTCGTGTCGATCTCGCCGGAATTGCTCGTGCCCGCGGAAGGCGAGCTCATCGCCTGCGCGCGCCGCGGCGCGACGGACCAGTTTCGCGTGCAGAACCAGCCGATGGGCCGCTTTGCCCCGCGCACCGGCGAGACGGCGCCCGTGACCTGGGCGGTCACACTGGTGAACTCGGGGCGCTCGCTCACGATCTTGACGGAATCGGGCTACCGCCCGCGCGAGGTCGTGATCCTCAACGAGCGGCCGCGCGGGGACGGCGGGGTGCAGGAGAACGTGCGGGTGCGCTTTGGCACCGACGGGTCGGTGCAAGGCGGGCATCGCGCGGTGACGCCGCCGCGCCGCGATCCCGGGCCGGCGACCCCGCTCTCCAGCCCGCTCGACACGCTCGACGGACCGCAGCTCTACGCGCTGGCACGCGAACTGACCTTCCGCTGCGAGCGCGGCATCCTCGAACCCGTACCGCTCGGCAGCATCCAGGGGCAGATTCCCCCGCGCTGATCAGCGCCGGCGCGCGCCCTCGAGGATGGACCGCTCCACCGCGACATCGTCGTCCAACCGATCGCACATCAGGCTGCACAGCTGCAGCACGCCGTCATCGGCGAGTGCGTAGAGCACGAAGAGCCCGTCGCGCCGCCGCGTGACGAAGCCGCCCGCGTGCAGCTGCTGCAGATGCTTGCTCAAGTTGCCCTGCGCCAGCCCCGTCAGCTCCACCAGCTCGGTCACCGAGCGCTCCCCGTCCTCGA contains these protein-coding regions:
- a CDS encoding ABC transporter ATP-binding protein, with the translated sequence MTPLLSCRDLVHRYARDRAPALDGVTLALGDGIVGLVGANGAGKSTLLRCIAGLERHSSGQLLVRGLPAQAYRLQHGIGSIPERPYFPSYLTAAEFLTGMRQRAGSPVATEPEHELADSLGLAEIASYRLDALSLGQSRRVELLAALIGDPDLVLLDEPTNGLDPIALAALRRGILASHRPGRLILVSSHHLDELQRIVQRVVLMSGGKVSAELDAAALGDGGDAIERHFLALETSRAR
- a CDS encoding protein kinase → MTSPRPGIPAALSERYQLRREIGVGGMAVVLEAWDTRQEREVAVKVMRPELISASLADRFQREIAVAAKLVHPHIVPIYDAGVEGHTLYFVMPLLQGGTLRERLVRDGALPFAAVRRLADEIGSALHFAHEQGLVHRDVKPENLMLTPGGAMLGDFGIARSGALPPPGMETTGGFIGTPTYASPEQLAATAPAGPASDQYSLACVLFEALTGRAPFVADNAADLVVAHCTAPVPSAAALLPEIPAVMDAALQRAMAKAPGERFESCAAFVDAFTDVDTAATLPRSSAPSPVRRAAIGVGALAVVAAAVYAGGGFDSLLRNDRPLSIAVLPCANYSGDPMQEYFSDGVTEQVIAQLSTLPNLHVINMLSVLRYKGSTKAARDIGRDLDADLLVQCSANRQAEGVRISAQLVDARTQTVLLTRNYTADGQEVLQPQLDAALDIAEAMSITLSARGRRRLGAVGTQSDSAWHLYMRGRHAWNDGTLSGLQRSLVLLGQATAEDSSFALAWAGIADAQLSLVGRWMVRGAPRYEAARYAIDLALAARPDLGEALAARGRWQHRANWNFARARDDLRAARRASPSAWQPWLDHAKLESVQGRHDPAILLARTAVSLDPLNAINVLGLAEILYFARRYEEALAQVNRAIELEPTFAFNHLWRAMILLGMNRPQEAAVSARESARLAQRHPGVLAILARAEAESGRRASARAILAEMDSAPVEAYVPPTLVAVVHMGLGETNDAIAALTRAVEDRDWFITELAVHPLADPVRNNPRVRVLLQRMGLDRVPAPVSTGPVAAVAAPAVRAGQD
- a CDS encoding metal-dependent hydrolase, with the protein product MDPITHTMTGAVLARAGGDRLTPLAPATLMLAANAPDIDIYTVWTETSFGSIAFRRGWTHGPVFLTLLPIVVTLLVWLWDVAVRRRRNPSKPPVRLGWTFALALVGTLSHPLLDWLNTYGVRVLMPFSKTWFAGDSVFIIDPYWWALLGLTLLLARARRSIATVRFAAAVAFLYPAVLVAVSAAGDRLALVEAERVALGNVREILYQPRPGNPLAAQLIAVTSDAYHIGALSWVGEPRVRFGDTTIARGPWNDPLVRRAAEDRDVRDYLVWARYAWVRLDSANGAPVSVTFGDARFPERGFAGGLSGLRVPLVAPPVAP
- a CDS encoding winged helix-turn-helix transcriptional regulator — protein: MSPRRAAPARTATPELLELVAARFRALAEPARLAVLHALEDGERSVTELVELTGLAQGNLSKHLQQLHAGGFVTRRRDGLFVLYALADDGVLQLCSLMCDRLDDDVAVERSILEGARRR